From Arcticibacter tournemirensis, one genomic window encodes:
- a CDS encoding response regulator transcription factor, with product MKKILLVEDDPNLGLLLQDYLQLKGKYEVVLAKDGEEGLELFNKESFDLCILDVMMPKKDGFSLGKDIRRINPVIPIIFATAKTMIEDKSEAFNLGGDDYITKPFRIEELLLRINALLKRVSNQESKQEEQSKFQIGNYIFDYTTQVIKKDDFQQKVSTKEAELLRLLCLKKNNVLTREEALLSIWHDDNYFNGRSMDVFLSKLRKYLKDDPKVEIINVHGKGYKLIVN from the coding sequence ATGAAAAAAATTTTACTGGTAGAGGATGATCCTAACCTCGGATTGCTGCTTCAAGATTACTTACAACTAAAAGGTAAATACGAAGTTGTTTTAGCGAAAGACGGCGAAGAAGGTTTGGAATTGTTCAACAAGGAAAGTTTTGACCTTTGCATTCTGGATGTAATGATGCCAAAGAAAGATGGATTCTCGTTAGGAAAGGATATACGCAGAATAAACCCGGTTATCCCGATCATTTTTGCGACTGCCAAAACTATGATCGAAGACAAATCTGAGGCCTTTAATCTCGGCGGCGATGATTACATAACCAAGCCGTTTAGGATTGAAGAATTGCTGTTGCGAATCAACGCGTTGCTCAAAAGGGTTTCCAACCAGGAAAGCAAACAGGAGGAACAAAGCAAATTTCAGATTGGGAATTATATATTCGACTACACCACACAGGTAATAAAAAAGGATGACTTCCAGCAAAAAGTATCGACAAAGGAGGCTGAATTGCTGCGGTTGCTGTGTCTCAAAAAGAACAATGTCCTTACCAGGGAGGAAGCACTTTTAAGCATCTGGCACGACGATAACTATTTTAACGGCCGGAGTATGGATGTGTTCCTTAGCAAACTACGAAAATACCTTAAAGACGACCCTAAAGTAGAAATTATCAATGTACACGGAAAAGGCTACAAACTAATTGTGAACTAA
- a CDS encoding sensor histidine kinase, whose translation MKKRSISLIIGLMSAALLGVIGMQYYFIHESYIQKSQLFDLSVNNSLSEVTKKLAKRDAMLFVKRKAYAEEELRNTRKKKKEQDIARRQAELFAQRIKVINDKIERDFKMRDSALRNRFQRVMTIDNEFYETYLRDPGERSKVRFQIKMQQSIDDYGQVFQNEVHELYVENPDVQKFKKTRKAVQDTAYYLIEDPTTGLRVVSLPKRNPRLNQQLKEERQKYEQEQLAKALEEEKKKEVKNINHFFNSVKSVNYKSAIFEDLANEYEQFSTPLLRRINPVLVDTLLRSELLRRGINLAYKYRIGSANSDSLLFATDRKGSFDDENTYTTALFPKEIINDSGILSITFPEKNKYLIQNMNVVLASSASLLIVMIGCFAFTILTIFRQKKISEMKTDFINNMTHEFKTPVATIMIASEALKDPEITEDANRIQRLAGIIYDENVRLGNHIERVLNIARIDRDDLKLDFKPVDMNDLISAITDSMQLQFVKKEAKVDLNISALHSVINGDELHLSNVIFNLIDNALKYSNEKPEISISTSNTGKNLTIKVSDKGIGMNKDQLSKIFEQFYRIPTGNVHDVKGFGLGLSYVNNIVKRHRGYVKVKSEKDKGSEFEITFPLS comes from the coding sequence ATGAAAAAGAGAAGTATCAGCCTTATTATCGGATTGATGAGTGCGGCCCTGCTGGGAGTAATAGGAATGCAATACTACTTTATTCATGAATCCTATATCCAGAAGTCTCAGCTTTTCGACCTTTCCGTCAATAACTCCCTGAGCGAAGTCACAAAAAAGCTGGCAAAAAGGGATGCTATGCTTTTTGTAAAACGTAAAGCCTACGCCGAAGAAGAACTCAGGAATACCCGGAAAAAGAAAAAGGAACAGGATATCGCACGGCGGCAAGCCGAGTTGTTTGCACAACGCATAAAAGTTATAAACGACAAGATTGAACGCGATTTCAAGATGCGGGACAGCGCCCTCAGGAACCGTTTTCAACGTGTTATGACCATAGACAATGAGTTCTATGAAACCTATTTAAGAGATCCGGGAGAACGGAGTAAAGTCCGCTTTCAAATAAAAATGCAGCAGTCCATTGACGATTACGGACAGGTTTTTCAAAACGAAGTTCATGAGCTGTATGTAGAAAATCCAGACGTACAGAAGTTCAAAAAGACGAGGAAAGCTGTTCAGGATACGGCTTATTACCTTATTGAAGATCCTACAACGGGTTTAAGAGTGGTATCTTTACCCAAACGGAATCCGCGCCTGAATCAGCAACTGAAAGAAGAGCGTCAAAAATACGAGCAGGAACAACTGGCAAAAGCCTTGGAAGAAGAAAAGAAGAAAGAAGTTAAGAACATTAACCACTTTTTCAATTCGGTAAAGTCTGTCAACTATAAATCCGCAATCTTCGAAGATCTGGCTAATGAATATGAACAGTTCAGCACGCCCCTGCTCCGTCGTATAAATCCGGTCCTGGTAGACACCCTGCTCCGCTCAGAGCTTCTTCGCCGCGGAATTAATCTTGCTTATAAATATCGGATCGGCTCCGCCAATTCCGACTCGCTACTTTTTGCCACCGACAGGAAAGGTTCCTTTGACGATGAGAACACGTATACTACTGCACTTTTCCCAAAAGAGATCATCAACGATTCAGGAATATTGAGTATCACATTCCCTGAAAAGAATAAGTACCTGATCCAAAATATGAATGTAGTACTTGCCTCGTCGGCCAGCCTTTTGATCGTAATGATTGGCTGTTTTGCATTTACTATCCTGACTATTTTCAGGCAGAAGAAAATTTCGGAAATGAAAACCGACTTCATTAACAACATGACTCATGAGTTTAAAACTCCTGTGGCTACAATTATGATTGCGAGCGAAGCTCTGAAAGACCCAGAAATCACAGAGGATGCAAACCGCATCCAGCGCCTGGCTGGTATTATTTACGATGAAAATGTACGCCTGGGCAACCATATTGAAAGAGTATTAAATATTGCCAGGATCGATCGCGACGACTTAAAGCTCGACTTTAAGCCCGTTGATATGAACGATCTCATATCTGCCATTACAGACAGCATGCAACTACAATTTGTAAAGAAGGAAGCGAAGGTAGATCTAAATATATCAGCTCTTCATTCTGTAATCAATGGTGACGAACTGCACTTGAGTAATGTGATATTCAACCTAATCGATAACGCGTTGAAATACAGCAATGAGAAACCAGAAATATCGATCAGTACAAGCAATACCGGAAAGAACCTGACTATAAAAGTTTCCGATAAGGGAATTGGTATGAATAAAGATCAACTTTCTAAAATATTCGAACAGTTCTACCGTATTCCAACAGGCAATGTTCATGATGTTAAGGGCTTTGGACTGGGTCTCAGCTATGTAAACAACATTGTTAAACGACATCGGGGCTACGTAAAGGTTAAAAGTGAAAAGGACAAAGGATCAGAATTTGAAATTACTTTTCCTCTTTCCTGA
- a CDS encoding DUF3127 domain-containing protein: MDIKGKIHEISPIMNVTETFKKRELIIEYAENPSYPEYIKFEALQDKVNLFDNLKTGDQVEVFFNLRGRPWTDRNGKTAYFNTLVVWRINTLSAAGNESPAPEYAPPADLNSAPQDDDLPF; the protein is encoded by the coding sequence ATGGATATTAAGGGAAAGATACACGAGATTTCACCAATTATGAATGTCACTGAAACATTCAAAAAACGTGAACTTATTATCGAATATGCTGAAAATCCTTCGTACCCCGAATACATAAAATTTGAAGCATTACAGGATAAAGTTAATTTATTTGATAATCTTAAAACAGGGGACCAGGTAGAAGTATTTTTTAATCTGCGCGGCCGTCCGTGGACAGACCGGAATGGCAAAACTGCTTATTTCAATACGTTAGTAGTATGGAGAATTAACACACTAAGCGCGGCAGGCAATGAAAGTCCTGCACCTGAATATGCCCCTCCTGCTGATCTCAATTCTGCTCCGCAGGACGATGATCTTCCGTTCTAA
- a CDS encoding THUMP domain-containing class I SAM-dependent RNA methyltransferase has product MEVFNTSSKVLVTCNKRLAPYLLAEVEELGFEVKRSFSTGLELEASVNDCITLNLNLRTASQILYSLKSFSARTPEELYAELVEVPWEELIDFAGYFSITSNVENQYIRTPLFANVKVKDAIVDRIRSKVNVRPDSGPLTNKTVIHLYWRSEEAEIYIDTSGEVISKHGYRKLPGKAPMLEALACGTILATKWDKNSSFVNPMCGSGTLAIEAALLATNKSPGFFRMNYGFMHILGYDEQVFFSERRKLKDKAKKQVDFKIIATDISEEAIDIAEKNAKTAGVDHLIEFRVCDFEETEVPAGPGIVMFNPEYGERLGVHSVLEGTYKRIGDFMKQKCGGYFGYIFTGNPDLAKKIGLKASRRIEFYNGKLDCRLLEYELYQGSRREESNPS; this is encoded by the coding sequence ATGGAAGTTTTCAACACCAGCAGCAAAGTCCTCGTAACGTGTAATAAGCGCCTGGCGCCATACCTTTTAGCCGAGGTGGAGGAGCTTGGTTTCGAGGTGAAAAGGAGTTTTAGTACCGGCCTTGAACTTGAAGCGAGCGTCAACGATTGTATTACATTGAACCTCAACCTTCGTACAGCAAGTCAGATTTTATATTCGCTAAAAAGCTTTAGTGCACGTACCCCTGAGGAGTTATATGCAGAACTGGTTGAAGTGCCATGGGAAGAGCTGATAGACTTTGCAGGTTATTTTTCTATAACCTCTAATGTTGAGAATCAGTACATCCGGACGCCCTTGTTTGCCAATGTGAAGGTTAAAGATGCTATTGTTGACCGCATAAGATCAAAAGTGAATGTCAGACCGGATTCCGGACCGTTAACCAATAAAACAGTTATACACCTTTACTGGAGGAGCGAAGAGGCTGAAATTTACATTGATACCTCGGGTGAAGTGATATCAAAACATGGTTACAGAAAGCTGCCGGGTAAGGCGCCGATGCTCGAGGCTCTCGCCTGCGGAACTATTCTTGCTACCAAATGGGATAAAAACAGTTCTTTTGTTAATCCGATGTGTGGTTCAGGGACGCTTGCAATTGAGGCTGCCCTTTTAGCAACCAACAAAAGTCCTGGCTTTTTCAGGATGAACTATGGCTTTATGCATATTCTCGGATATGACGAACAAGTGTTCTTCTCGGAGCGGCGAAAGTTGAAAGATAAAGCTAAAAAGCAAGTCGATTTCAAAATTATAGCTACCGACATATCCGAAGAGGCCATTGATATTGCAGAGAAAAATGCGAAAACTGCCGGTGTTGATCATCTGATTGAGTTCCGCGTATGCGACTTTGAAGAGACAGAAGTCCCTGCTGGTCCGGGGATTGTAATGTTTAATCCCGAATATGGAGAGCGCCTGGGAGTTCACTCAGTGCTTGAAGGAACATATAAACGCATAGGCGATTTCATGAAGCAGAAGTGTGGAGGCTACTTCGGTTACATATTCACAGGAAACCCCGATCTGGCTAAAAAAATCGGCTTGAAAGCTTCCCGGCGTATAGAGTTTTATAACGGGAAGCTGGATTGCAGGCTCCTGGAATACGAGTTATATCAGGGAAGCAGGAGAGAGGAGTCTAATCCATCGTAA
- the hisS gene encoding histidine--tRNA ligase, protein MANNKPSVPKGTRDFSPAEMVKRNYIFDTIKSVFRKYGYQEIQTPSMENLATLTGKYGDEGDKLIFKILNSGDFWGEAESKKQKTENFEFSSKSLLPVLSEKALRYDLTVPFARYVVMHQNEISYPFKRFQIQPVWRADRPQKGRYREFYQCDADVVGSESLINEAEFVMIYHEALSKLGLKDFTIKINNRKILSGIAEVIGKPKLITDMTVAIDKLDKIGIDGVTKELIERGFTETDIEKLKPVILLQGSNQEMLRDLKIVLASSPIGIKGIEEIGTILEYLAEFLGTELKSVNVQLDITLARGLNYYTGAIFEVKTNEVAMGSIGGGGRYDDLTGMFGLKGLTGAGISFGADRIYDVLEELQLFPSGATTTTRVLLTNFDQEAEKYALPILQALRNKGIAAELYPSSAKIKKQMTYADNKNIPYVVLIGSEEMSSGKLTLKDMQSGAQELLTKEELIEKITMD, encoded by the coding sequence ATGGCGAACAATAAACCGTCTGTTCCAAAAGGCACAAGAGACTTTTCACCGGCTGAAATGGTGAAGCGTAATTACATTTTTGACACCATCAAATCAGTTTTCAGGAAGTATGGCTACCAGGAGATACAAACACCCTCTATGGAAAACCTTGCTACCCTGACGGGAAAGTATGGAGATGAAGGAGATAAACTGATTTTCAAGATACTGAACAGCGGAGATTTCTGGGGAGAAGCCGAGAGCAAAAAACAAAAGACTGAAAACTTTGAGTTTAGCTCAAAGAGCTTATTGCCCGTATTGTCAGAAAAAGCCCTTCGCTATGATCTTACCGTACCCTTTGCAAGGTATGTAGTAATGCACCAGAACGAAATCTCCTACCCCTTTAAGCGTTTTCAGATTCAGCCGGTTTGGCGTGCAGACAGGCCTCAGAAGGGTCGCTATCGTGAGTTTTATCAATGCGATGCTGATGTAGTGGGATCAGAAAGCCTCATAAATGAAGCGGAGTTCGTAATGATATACCACGAGGCGTTAAGCAAACTGGGTTTGAAAGATTTTACTATAAAAATAAACAACCGTAAGATACTCTCGGGAATAGCAGAAGTTATCGGAAAACCTAAGCTGATCACCGATATGACGGTTGCAATAGATAAGCTGGATAAGATTGGGATAGACGGCGTAACCAAAGAGCTGATTGAAAGGGGCTTCACTGAAACGGATATCGAAAAGCTTAAACCTGTAATTCTGTTACAGGGGTCGAACCAGGAGATGCTTCGGGATTTAAAGATCGTTTTGGCCTCATCTCCTATCGGAATAAAAGGGATAGAAGAGATAGGAACTATTTTGGAATATCTGGCTGAATTTTTAGGCACTGAACTGAAATCCGTAAATGTCCAGCTCGATATCACCCTGGCCCGCGGATTAAACTATTATACCGGAGCTATCTTTGAAGTTAAAACGAATGAGGTAGCTATGGGCAGCATCGGAGGAGGAGGACGCTATGATGACCTTACTGGTATGTTTGGACTGAAGGGCCTTACGGGCGCTGGTATATCATTTGGAGCCGACCGGATTTATGATGTTTTAGAAGAACTGCAGCTTTTTCCTTCAGGCGCAACAACTACCACCCGGGTACTCCTGACAAACTTTGATCAGGAAGCAGAAAAGTATGCTCTGCCGATACTCCAGGCATTGCGGAATAAAGGTATAGCAGCAGAGCTTTATCCTTCCTCTGCAAAGATTAAAAAGCAGATGACTTATGCAGACAATAAAAACATTCCGTATGTCGTCCTCATAGGCAGTGAAGAAATGAGTTCGGGAAAACTTACACTAAAGGATATGCAGAGCGGAGCTCAGGAGCTTTTAACAAAAGAAGAGCTAATCGAAAAAATTACGATGGATTAG
- a CDS encoding low molecular weight protein-tyrosine-phosphatase has translation MKILMVCLGNICRSPLAHGIMESLVKEKGLDWEVDSAGTGHWHIGEPPDRRSVAIARKYGVDISAQCCRLFDPSDFGKFDRIYVMDRMNLRDILGMAKTDADRKKVRLLLDKEVVPDPYYEDDQFDPVYQMIEKGCRRIIEEELRGN, from the coding sequence ATGAAGATATTGATGGTCTGCCTGGGCAATATTTGCCGTTCGCCACTTGCTCATGGAATAATGGAAAGCCTGGTGAAAGAAAAGGGTCTTGATTGGGAAGTCGACTCCGCCGGAACGGGACACTGGCACATCGGCGAACCACCTGACCGCCGGTCGGTTGCGATAGCAAGAAAATACGGAGTAGATATCTCGGCTCAGTGCTGTCGTTTGTTTGATCCCTCTGATTTCGGGAAGTTCGACAGGATATATGTGATGGACCGGATGAACCTTCGCGATATACTCGGGATGGCGAAAACAGACGCCGACCGGAAAAAAGTACGACTACTTTTAGATAAGGAAGTCGTTCCCGACCCATACTATGAAGATGACCAGTTCGACCCGGTTTATCAGATGATAGAAAAAGGCTGCAGGAGAATTATCGAAGAAGAGCTGAGAGGCAATTAA
- a CDS encoding S1/P1 nuclease translates to MKTLLRNILIAGLFIYTPVQTMAWGLLGHRIVAEVADQHLNKKARKEIQKILGTETLAMAANWMDFIKSDPSFNYLNNWHYVNLPKGLSYEQAKNTLETDTGANAYTKIRFASSELKKKDLTPEMKQMYLRILIHLVGDIHQPMHCGLEEDKGGNDVKVKWFNRQMNLHSLWDSDFIEFQQLSYTEYAKAVDHATQKQLITWQKDDLSQWVFGSYQISGELYKEAEKNTNYSYRYNFDHLATLNQQLLKGGIRLAGLLNEIFS, encoded by the coding sequence ATGAAAACTTTACTTAGAAATATACTGATTGCTGGCCTGTTTATCTATACCCCGGTCCAAACCATGGCATGGGGACTTCTAGGCCATCGTATTGTAGCAGAAGTAGCCGATCAGCACCTGAATAAGAAGGCCAGGAAAGAAATTCAAAAGATACTCGGTACCGAAACGCTTGCAATGGCTGCGAACTGGATGGACTTTATTAAATCAGATCCCTCCTTTAATTACCTGAATAACTGGCACTATGTAAATCTTCCGAAGGGGCTTTCGTATGAACAGGCAAAAAATACCCTTGAAACGGATACGGGGGCAAATGCTTACACTAAGATCCGATTTGCGTCTTCTGAATTAAAAAAGAAGGATCTGACGCCTGAAATGAAGCAAATGTATCTCCGGATACTGATACACCTGGTAGGAGATATTCATCAGCCTATGCACTGCGGACTCGAAGAAGACAAAGGTGGAAACGATGTGAAGGTGAAATGGTTCAATAGACAGATGAACCTGCACAGCCTCTGGGATTCAGACTTCATAGAGTTCCAGCAACTAAGCTATACCGAATACGCAAAAGCAGTGGACCATGCCACCCAAAAGCAATTGATTACCTGGCAGAAAGACGACCTTAGCCAATGGGTATTCGGATCGTACCAGATTAGCGGAGAGCTTTACAAGGAAGCCGAGAAGAATACAAACTACAGCTACAGGTATAACTTCGACCATCTGGCTACACTTAATCAGCAACTTTTAAAAGGAGGAATCCGGTTGGCAGGATTGCTAAACGAAATATTCTCCTGA
- a CDS encoding fumarate hydratase, with amino-acid sequence MRFTYFSFSLLLAAVLFSASCKFNPDVQGKGFAAIQGVWEEEPGKYRDSLLQYTRHQFKFTCDSFYATLETTAKANYYDDSCFNNGHWKEYAKGNYAVSNDTLYFNGTFTKSNFKQKLSGCYRIGQYIPVFLIKHTSAEKIELLNLQQNISVVLKLKEKINCNPQPL; translated from the coding sequence ATGAGATTCACTTATTTTTCTTTTAGCCTGCTGCTTGCTGCTGTATTGTTTTCAGCGTCCTGTAAATTTAATCCTGACGTTCAAGGCAAGGGCTTTGCCGCCATTCAGGGCGTTTGGGAGGAAGAGCCAGGGAAGTATCGTGACAGCCTGTTACAATACACCCGCCATCAGTTTAAATTTACCTGCGACTCTTTCTACGCTACGCTTGAAACAACTGCGAAAGCAAACTATTATGACGACAGCTGCTTCAACAACGGGCATTGGAAAGAGTATGCGAAAGGGAATTATGCTGTAAGCAATGATACCCTCTATTTCAACGGCACATTCACAAAATCCAACTTCAAACAAAAGTTATCCGGATGTTACCGCATAGGGCAGTATATTCCTGTCTTTTTAATAAAACATACTTCAGCTGAAAAGATAGAACTATTAAATTTACAACAGAACATTTCAGTTGTCCTGAAACTTAAAGAGAAAATAAATTGTAATCCTCAGCCATTGTAG
- the fumC gene encoding class II fumarate hydratase — protein sequence MSFRIEHDTMGEVQVPADKYWGAQTERSRNNFKIGPEASMPKEIIDAFAYLKKAAAYTNTDCGVLPAEKRDLIAKVCDEILEGKLYGEFPLVIWQTGSGTQSNMNVNEVVANRAHVIQGNKLGEGKTFIHPNDDVNKSQSSNDTYPTAMHIAAYKMVMEVTIPGVEKLRDTLKAKSEAFKDVVKIGRTHLMDATPLTLGQEFSGYVSQLDHALKAIKNTLDHLAELALGGTAVGTGINTPKGYDVKVAQYIADFTGLPFRTAENKYEALASHDAMVESHGALKQLAVALMKIANDIRMMASGPRSGIGELSIPENEPGSSIMPGKVNPTQNEAMTMVATQVMGNDVAVSIGGSNGHYELNVFKPVIAANFLQSARLLGDVCVAFNDHCAIGIEPNYDGIKKHVENSLMLVTALNPHIGYENAAKIAKKAHKEKKSLREAALELGLLTNEQFDQWVRPEDMIGGLK from the coding sequence ATGAGTTTCAGAATAGAACATGACACAATGGGCGAAGTACAGGTTCCTGCAGATAAATACTGGGGAGCCCAGACTGAGCGCTCAAGAAACAACTTTAAAATCGGGCCGGAAGCATCCATGCCCAAGGAAATAATCGACGCTTTTGCATACCTAAAAAAAGCTGCTGCGTATACAAACACAGATTGTGGAGTGTTACCGGCAGAAAAGCGCGATCTAATTGCGAAGGTGTGCGACGAGATCCTTGAAGGCAAACTGTACGGCGAGTTTCCTTTGGTAATCTGGCAAACCGGCTCGGGCACGCAGTCTAACATGAATGTTAACGAGGTGGTTGCTAACAGAGCACATGTAATCCAGGGAAATAAGCTGGGCGAAGGTAAGACGTTCATTCACCCGAATGATGACGTTAATAAATCCCAGTCGTCAAACGACACCTATCCTACTGCGATGCACATTGCAGCTTACAAAATGGTGATGGAAGTAACAATCCCAGGGGTAGAGAAATTAAGAGATACACTGAAAGCTAAGTCCGAAGCTTTTAAAGATGTTGTTAAAATTGGCCGTACTCATTTAATGGATGCTACGCCGCTTACCTTAGGTCAGGAGTTTTCAGGTTATGTTTCTCAGTTAGACCATGCCCTTAAAGCTATTAAAAACACCCTCGATCATCTTGCAGAGCTTGCGTTAGGTGGTACTGCAGTGGGCACAGGTATTAACACTCCCAAAGGATATGATGTAAAGGTGGCACAATATATTGCCGATTTTACAGGACTTCCGTTCAGAACCGCTGAGAATAAGTACGAAGCCCTTGCTTCACATGATGCAATGGTAGAGTCGCATGGAGCACTGAAGCAACTGGCTGTTGCATTAATGAAGATCGCTAACGACATCCGGATGATGGCGTCAGGACCTCGGTCAGGGATCGGCGAACTTTCTATCCCAGAAAATGAGCCAGGGTCGTCTATCATGCCAGGAAAGGTAAATCCGACTCAAAATGAGGCGATGACCATGGTGGCTACCCAGGTAATGGGTAACGACGTTGCTGTTTCCATTGGCGGTTCCAACGGTCACTATGAGTTAAATGTATTCAAACCGGTTATTGCAGCAAACTTCCTTCAGTCGGCCAGACTTCTTGGAGATGTATGTGTAGCCTTTAATGACCATTGTGCTATTGGCATTGAGCCAAATTATGACGGCATTAAGAAACACGTTGAAAATTCGTTGATGCTGGTTACTGCGCTTAATCCGCATATTGGCTATGAAAATGCAGCCAAGATTGCCAAAAAAGCACATAAAGAAAAGAAGTCGCTTCGCGAAGCTGCTTTAGAACTGGGATTACTGACAAACGAACAGTTTGATCAGTGGGTCCGTCCTGAAGACATGATCGGAGGACTAAAATAA
- a CDS encoding serine hydrolase domain-containing protein — translation MIRFCTLALYLFCSVVALNSCSSEPEKKRVRTIEDDKSDSLLLVYDSKKADKRIDAYMKELHKKRGFNGNVLVAKKGKIIYQNAIGWADYLHRDSLTINSVFELASVSKPMTATAILMLAEQGKLKLDQTVNAFYPDFPYPGITIRMLLSHRSGLMNYVYFVDRLWKAQRKNESKGITNADVMKLIAEHKPPVYTKPNVKFHYNNSNFMILGAIIEKVSGMPYSQFMQENIFKPCGMKNTNVYSKAEYDKIPVDVVGHDRTWRYSVVQNFLDGPVGDKGIYSTVHDLFLFDRCLRKGKLLGKAWLDSAYTGHNNLVRGHFNYGYGWRTFEGDGHKVVYHTGWWHGFRHIYLRDLTADVTIVLLCNLTNGSLLQLDELYKMVGMPVVKKSAYTGNGDTSED, via the coding sequence ATGATTCGATTCTGTACTCTTGCCCTTTATTTGTTTTGTTCCGTTGTTGCATTAAATTCCTGTTCGTCCGAACCGGAGAAAAAAAGAGTCAGAACTATAGAGGATGACAAATCCGATAGTCTTCTTCTCGTATATGACAGTAAGAAGGCTGATAAGCGCATTGACGCCTACATGAAGGAGCTTCATAAAAAAAGGGGTTTTAACGGCAATGTACTTGTAGCAAAGAAAGGTAAGATAATCTATCAGAATGCTATTGGCTGGGCTGATTACCTTCACAGGGACAGTCTCACTATTAACTCCGTCTTTGAGCTCGCGTCTGTCTCTAAGCCAATGACTGCTACTGCTATATTAATGCTTGCTGAGCAGGGAAAACTTAAGCTGGATCAGACAGTTAACGCTTTTTATCCAGATTTCCCCTATCCTGGCATCACCATAAGAATGCTTCTTTCCCATCGCTCTGGCTTGATGAATTACGTGTATTTCGTTGACCGGCTCTGGAAAGCGCAGCGTAAGAATGAAAGTAAAGGGATTACCAACGCTGATGTGATGAAACTTATCGCAGAGCATAAGCCACCTGTATATACAAAGCCAAATGTAAAGTTTCACTATAATAATTCGAACTTCATGATCCTGGGGGCTATTATTGAAAAGGTGTCGGGTATGCCTTATTCCCAGTTTATGCAGGAGAATATTTTCAAGCCTTGTGGTATGAAAAATACCAACGTATATTCTAAGGCTGAATACGACAAAATTCCAGTTGATGTAGTAGGACATGATCGTACCTGGCGTTATTCCGTCGTTCAGAATTTTCTGGACGGTCCCGTTGGTGATAAAGGCATTTACAGTACTGTTCATGATCTCTTCCTTTTTGACCGTTGCTTGCGTAAAGGTAAATTGCTGGGAAAGGCCTGGCTTGACTCAGCTTATACAGGCCATAACAATCTTGTAAGGGGCCATTTTAACTATGGCTATGGCTGGCGTACTTTTGAGGGCGACGGGCATAAAGTTGTCTATCACACAGGATGGTGGCATGGGTTCCGACATATTTACCTGAGAGACCTTACTGCAGACGTGACGATCGTTTTACTTTGCAATCTAACCAATGGAAGCCTGCTGCAGCTGGATGAACTGTACAAGATGGTAGGTATGCCCGTTGTTAAAAAAAGCGCTTATACCGGGAATGGGGACACATCTGAAGATTAA
- a CDS encoding response regulator has protein sequence MSKVFIIDDDPIHQRIAQIMIVKHSIYDEYSSYLDAAKAIEYLEHNRDTDDLPDVILLDLNMPGLDGWEFLDKYDKLKPFFQKDIKIYIVSSSVDEKDKVRAESYSMVSGFISKPLTPQILRTTL, from the coding sequence ATGAGTAAGGTTTTTATAATTGACGATGATCCGATTCATCAGAGAATTGCGCAGATAATGATAGTAAAACATTCAATATACGATGAATATTCAAGTTATTTGGATGCGGCTAAGGCTATCGAGTACCTTGAACATAATCGTGACACCGACGACTTACCTGATGTGATTTTGCTTGACTTGAATATGCCGGGACTTGACGGATGGGAGTTTTTGGATAAGTACGACAAGCTGAAACCTTTTTTTCAAAAGGACATAAAGATATACATCGTCAGTTCATCTGTCGACGAGAAAGATAAAGTACGGGCTGAGTCTTACTCCATGGTCTCGGGTTTTATATCAAAACCGCTTACTCCTCAAATTCTCCGGACAACACTTTGA
- a CDS encoding YbaB/EbfC family nucleoid-associated protein, with protein sequence MFDKLLQVQQQAEEIKKRLDAITVSGEAEGGKIKVTATGNKHINAIHIDEDFLKAADKEELEDLLSVAVNKALEQAENVHQSEMQALSQNMMGGLGNLFGQ encoded by the coding sequence ATGTTTGATAAATTACTTCAAGTACAGCAACAGGCAGAGGAAATCAAGAAAAGACTTGATGCCATAACTGTGAGTGGCGAAGCAGAAGGTGGAAAGATAAAAGTTACAGCTACCGGCAACAAGCATATAAATGCTATCCATATTGACGAAGATTTTCTGAAGGCTGCTGATAAAGAAGAGCTCGAAGACCTGTTATCTGTTGCTGTCAATAAGGCGCTTGAACAAGCCGAGAACGTGCATCAATCGGAGATGCAGGCTCTTAGCCAAAATATGATGGGTGGACTAGGGAATCTCTTCGGACAATAA